From a region of the Tenggerimyces flavus genome:
- a CDS encoding type 1 glutamine amidotransferase domain-containing protein: MAKVAFIMDNIFEDSEFQVPYDKMREAGHEAVIVGMEAGKELTGKNGTKASVDQGSSEVSADEFDAIVVPGGYSPDKVRTDEKLVALTRAVHEANKPIAAICHAGWMLVEADIVRGRTVTSFKSIKTDLKNAGATWVDEEVVEDGNLITSRTPADLPAFVSALLNQLK, encoded by the coding sequence ATGGCGAAGGTCGCCTTCATCATGGACAACATCTTCGAGGACAGCGAGTTCCAGGTCCCGTACGACAAGATGCGCGAGGCCGGGCACGAGGCCGTGATCGTCGGCATGGAAGCCGGCAAGGAGCTCACCGGCAAGAACGGCACCAAGGCCTCGGTCGACCAGGGCTCGAGCGAGGTCTCCGCGGACGAGTTCGACGCGATCGTCGTTCCCGGCGGCTATTCCCCGGACAAGGTACGGACGGACGAGAAGCTCGTCGCGCTCACCCGAGCGGTGCACGAGGCGAACAAGCCGATCGCTGCGATCTGCCACGCGGGCTGGATGCTCGTCGAGGCGGACATCGTGCGCGGTCGGACCGTGACCTCGTTCAAGTCGATCAAGACCGACCTGAAGAACGCCGGCGCGACCTGGGTCGACGAGGAGGTCGTCGAGGACGGCAACCTGATCACGTCCCGGACGCCTGCCGACCTGCCCGCGTTCGTCTCCGCACTCCTGAATCAGCTGAAGTAG
- a CDS encoding lysylphosphatidylglycerol synthase transmembrane domain-containing protein, with protein sequence MTTLSQYTPVERAQAANAKPATIERERTQEAPEAPVVAAPEQERSVKFGWKLQHLLLLVVAVGAVSVLAYLNRHLIDLNVWKSQLHWGWALLALVGSALTLFGNAWNLIGASPVKLRFWPTTGAQTAGTLARLISPAAVGAAAVNVQYLRKAGVGNVASVGVVSVAQSVQLVMGLILLPPIAILAGQDLFELGGLGGPIAMIVGGAVVVLALAGAIVLRRSPVLQARVKVFWNELTRSIRAMAKNPRKAALSVAGSIVITVGLVGALWSSVHAFGGELPLLGAACVLLIGSTAGNAIPIPGGLGTVDAALVATLGAAGVSLGVAIPAVGLFRLATLWLQLPVGLYCLTTLRRRGQL encoded by the coding sequence GTGACCACGCTGTCGCAGTACACGCCGGTCGAACGTGCCCAGGCCGCGAACGCCAAGCCGGCCACCATCGAGCGCGAGCGCACCCAGGAAGCGCCCGAAGCGCCCGTCGTCGCAGCGCCCGAGCAGGAACGTTCGGTCAAGTTCGGCTGGAAGCTCCAGCACCTGCTGCTGCTCGTGGTCGCGGTCGGCGCGGTGAGCGTGCTCGCGTACCTGAACAGGCACCTGATCGACCTGAACGTGTGGAAGAGCCAGCTGCACTGGGGCTGGGCGCTGCTCGCCCTGGTCGGCTCGGCGCTCACGCTGTTCGGCAACGCCTGGAACCTGATCGGCGCCAGCCCGGTCAAGCTGCGCTTCTGGCCCACGACCGGCGCCCAGACCGCGGGGACACTCGCCCGGCTGATCTCGCCGGCGGCGGTCGGTGCGGCCGCGGTAAACGTCCAGTACCTCCGCAAGGCCGGCGTCGGCAACGTCGCCTCGGTCGGCGTCGTCTCGGTGGCGCAGTCGGTGCAGCTCGTGATGGGCCTGATCCTGCTGCCGCCGATCGCGATCCTGGCTGGTCAGGACCTGTTCGAGCTCGGCGGGCTGGGCGGTCCGATCGCGATGATCGTTGGCGGCGCGGTCGTCGTGCTCGCCCTGGCCGGTGCGATCGTGCTTCGCCGTTCGCCGGTACTGCAGGCGCGCGTCAAGGTGTTCTGGAACGAGCTCACCCGCTCGATCCGCGCGATGGCGAAGAACCCGCGCAAGGCGGCACTGTCCGTGGCCGGCTCCATCGTCATCACGGTCGGCCTGGTCGGCGCGCTGTGGTCCTCAGTGCACGCGTTCGGCGGCGAGCTCCCGCTGCTCGGTGCCGCGTGTGTGCTGCTGATCGGAAGCACGGCCGGCAACGCGATCCCGATCCCGGGCGGACTGGGAACGGTCGACGCCGCGCTCGTCGCGACGCTCGGCGCGGCCGGTGTCTCCCTCGGTGTCGCGATCCCGGCCGTCGGTCTGTTCCGGCTCGCGACGCTGTGGCTGCAGCTGCCGGTGGGCCTGTACTGCCTCACCACCCTCCGGCGGCGGGGCCAGCTGTAG
- a CDS encoding META domain-containing protein has product MRIGLLALALGVVTLAASACGDQTAQTTPGGSGSDDSQLEGRTFLSSSVMSNGKPYPLVSGTQISLWFPEDGRLVANAGCNTIGGEKVQLSDGKLSASGLGMTEMGCDAPRHKQDEWLVGVLEAGPTWKLNEATLTLTSGETVLTLVDKKVAQPDLPIEGTKWAVSTIYTGDVASNTAGMDKAFLVFADGKVTGSTGCNRLNGTATISGSEITFGPIATTKMGCADPLMQVEKSVLLALEGTVPFSIDSSALTLNHPKGANGLGLTGTAQ; this is encoded by the coding sequence ATGAGAATCGGACTGCTCGCACTCGCGCTCGGTGTCGTGACGCTGGCGGCCTCCGCCTGCGGAGACCAGACTGCTCAGACCACGCCCGGCGGCTCCGGTTCGGACGACTCCCAACTGGAGGGTCGTACGTTCCTGTCGTCGTCGGTGATGTCGAACGGCAAGCCGTATCCGCTGGTCAGCGGCACTCAGATCTCGTTGTGGTTCCCCGAGGACGGACGGCTGGTGGCGAACGCTGGCTGCAACACGATCGGCGGGGAGAAGGTCCAGCTGTCGGACGGGAAGCTCTCGGCGTCCGGGCTCGGGATGACCGAGATGGGCTGCGACGCTCCGCGGCACAAGCAGGACGAGTGGCTCGTCGGCGTTCTCGAGGCCGGGCCGACGTGGAAGCTGAACGAGGCCACGTTGACGTTGACGTCCGGCGAGACCGTGCTCACGTTGGTGGACAAGAAGGTCGCCCAGCCGGACCTGCCGATCGAGGGCACGAAGTGGGCTGTCAGCACGATCTACACCGGCGACGTGGCGTCGAACACCGCGGGGATGGACAAGGCCTTCCTGGTCTTCGCCGACGGCAAGGTCACCGGCTCGACCGGCTGCAACCGGCTGAACGGGACCGCGACGATCTCCGGCTCGGAGATCACGTTCGGGCCGATCGCGACGACGAAGATGGGTTGCGCCGATCCGCTCATGCAGGTCGAGAAGTCGGTGCTTCTCGCGCTGGAGGGCACGGTGCCGTTCAGCATCGACTCGAGCGCGCTGACGCTCAACCACCCGAAGGGTGCGAACGGGCTCGGCCTCACCGGCACCGCCCAGTAG
- a CDS encoding MmgE/PrpD family protein, whose amino-acid sequence MTRNAAGATAGSAVPHLVVVPGAGARSGINATRRLADFVSHLDAVSTPHAVVHQAKRTLLDWAGVALAGSRTEAARIAYDVGLSLAGPGDSPVVGRAGELTRPFAALANGVASHALDYDDTFDPDRTAVHGSAPVWPAVLATGHARSLAGIETLLAFVAGFEVEIRVALAAGVLHDALGWHATGTVGHLGAAAATARALGLDTAGVVAALGSAGTQASGLKAVYGTMGKALHPGKAAMDGLLAAHLAEHGYTSSEDILEAHRGFLDVLAHGADPSRVITELGSRWLLLEDGFKAYACGTLTHPVIDALLQLRRRYEISSDDVERVDIKAHDYVISTTGNARPKNGLEGRFSINHCVAVALLDGAARLSQFTDERVAAADVALVRDRVSVTVEPGWDKDSALVKLRLRDGRVLLQVADYNRGTPDNPMSDDELTEKFLDLASGVLSPSRARDVAALVWRFEQLADVREFTHALRGDA is encoded by the coding sequence ATGACCCGCAACGCAGCAGGAGCAACAGCAGGATCGGCCGTCCCCCACCTGGTCGTCGTACCAGGAGCGGGAGCGAGGTCGGGTATCAACGCGACCCGACGCCTGGCCGACTTCGTGTCCCACCTCGACGCCGTCAGTACGCCGCACGCCGTCGTCCACCAGGCCAAGCGCACCCTGCTCGACTGGGCCGGCGTCGCGCTGGCTGGCAGCCGGACCGAGGCGGCGCGGATCGCGTACGACGTGGGCCTCTCCCTCGCCGGACCCGGCGACAGCCCTGTGGTCGGCCGCGCTGGCGAGCTGACCCGACCGTTCGCCGCCCTAGCCAACGGGGTGGCGTCGCACGCGTTGGACTACGACGACACGTTCGACCCCGACCGGACCGCGGTGCACGGCAGCGCGCCGGTGTGGCCGGCAGTGCTCGCGACCGGACACGCGCGATCGCTGGCCGGAATCGAGACACTGCTCGCGTTCGTCGCCGGGTTCGAGGTCGAGATCCGAGTCGCGCTCGCGGCCGGCGTTCTGCACGACGCGCTCGGCTGGCACGCCACCGGAACGGTCGGGCACCTCGGTGCCGCGGCTGCCACCGCGCGGGCGCTCGGGCTCGACACCGCCGGCGTCGTGGCGGCGCTCGGCAGCGCGGGCACGCAGGCGTCCGGCCTGAAGGCCGTCTACGGAACGATGGGCAAGGCGCTGCACCCCGGCAAGGCCGCGATGGACGGGCTGCTGGCGGCGCACCTCGCCGAGCACGGCTACACCTCGTCGGAGGACATTCTCGAAGCGCATCGAGGCTTCCTCGACGTTCTCGCGCACGGTGCCGACCCCTCGCGGGTGATCACCGAGCTCGGGTCGCGGTGGCTGCTGCTCGAGGACGGCTTCAAGGCGTACGCGTGCGGCACGCTGACGCACCCCGTGATCGACGCGCTGCTGCAGCTGCGGCGCCGGTACGAGATCAGCTCGGACGACGTCGAGCGCGTCGACATCAAGGCGCACGACTACGTGATCTCGACGACCGGCAACGCCCGGCCGAAGAACGGGCTCGAGGGCCGGTTCAGCATCAACCACTGCGTCGCGGTCGCCCTGCTCGACGGTGCTGCGAGACTGTCGCAGTTCACCGACGAGCGCGTGGCTGCCGCCGATGTGGCGTTGGTCCGGGACCGCGTTTCGGTAACGGTGGAACCGGGTTGGGACAAGGACTCCGCCCTTGTCAAGCTGAGGTTGCGCGACGGCCGGGTGCTGCTCCAGGTCGCCGACTACAACCGCGGAACGCCGGACAACCCGATGAGCGACGACGAGCTGACGGAGAAGTTCCTCGATCTCGCGTCGGGCGTGCTCTCACCGTCCCGCGCACGCGACGTAGCGGCGCTGGTGTGGCGGTTCGAGCAGCTCGCGGACGTACGAGAGTTCACCCACGCGCTGCGCGGAGACGCGTAG
- a CDS encoding META domain-containing protein — protein MKTHILLVAAVAAIASACGANAVVTSPPATDPAADLHGKTFLSTKVTVGGKNHALVEGTRISLSFEKTKLSALAGCNGVGGDVKLGNGVIDLTPGPSTLMACAPELMKQSEWFAKLLTSKPAWKFDDGTLTITADQTVLTFLDKKQAMPDIGLADSRWTLESIITGDTASSSAGASKAYLEFRDGKVSGFDGCNQLGGPAKVADGKVVLGQITSTLKACADGAEVGTAFGKVITQGTLTVVIDADRATLTTEDGKNGLVLRGSYGRPAR, from the coding sequence ATGAAGACGCACATTCTGCTCGTCGCAGCCGTGGCCGCGATCGCGAGTGCCTGCGGCGCGAACGCCGTGGTCACCTCGCCGCCAGCTACGGACCCCGCCGCCGACCTGCACGGGAAGACCTTCCTGTCCACGAAGGTGACGGTCGGCGGGAAGAATCACGCGCTCGTCGAAGGCACCCGGATCTCGTTGTCGTTCGAGAAGACCAAGCTGTCGGCTCTCGCCGGCTGCAACGGGGTGGGCGGTGACGTCAAGCTCGGGAACGGTGTCATCGACCTGACGCCCGGACCGTCGACGCTGATGGCCTGCGCGCCGGAGCTGATGAAGCAGAGCGAATGGTTCGCCAAGCTCCTGACGTCCAAGCCGGCTTGGAAGTTCGACGACGGCACGCTCACGATCACCGCGGACCAGACCGTTCTCACGTTCCTGGACAAGAAGCAGGCGATGCCGGACATCGGCCTCGCGGACTCGCGGTGGACCCTCGAGTCGATCATCACCGGCGACACCGCGTCGTCGTCGGCCGGAGCGTCGAAGGCGTACCTGGAGTTCCGCGACGGCAAGGTGAGCGGCTTCGACGGGTGCAACCAGCTCGGCGGTCCGGCGAAGGTCGCCGACGGCAAGGTCGTGCTCGGCCAAATCACGAGCACGCTCAAGGCCTGCGCGGACGGTGCGGAGGTCGGAACGGCGTTCGGCAAGGTCATCACGCAAGGGACCCTGACCGTGGTGATCGACGCCGACCGCGCCACGCTGACCACGGAGGATGGCAAGAACGGGCTGGTGCTGCGCGGCTCGTACGGTCGGCCGGCGCGCTAA
- a CDS encoding helix-turn-helix domain-containing protein: MFEALGLDADEERVYLALVPVPGATASELSVELGLSVGDAERLLKRIESHGLAARSGTSGRYVAAPPTVALGALLTLARDSLWRAEQGTAALSEQYRAASAARTVGDLVEVVSGPDAVRHRFTQLQQAAESELLAFVTAPTRLVHWSDNPAEREAARRGVRMRLIVERELLEEPGAMDDAERSMAAGEEIRIAESLPIKLVLADRTMALVPLRPNAAEGAVVVHTSMLLDALVALFDACWERAIPLRFRSSSGSPGSSDDEASLVTDMDVKILSLLLTGMTDEAVAKQLDLSARTIQRRIRQLMDLAGARTRLQLGWHASRAGWL, translated from the coding sequence TTGTTCGAGGCGCTCGGCCTCGACGCCGACGAGGAGCGGGTCTATCTCGCGCTCGTTCCGGTACCCGGCGCGACGGCTTCGGAACTTTCGGTGGAGCTGGGCTTGTCGGTCGGGGACGCCGAGCGGCTGCTGAAGCGGATCGAGTCGCACGGGTTGGCGGCACGTTCCGGAACGAGCGGCCGCTACGTCGCGGCACCACCGACGGTGGCGCTCGGGGCCTTGCTGACGCTGGCGCGGGACTCGCTGTGGCGGGCCGAGCAGGGGACGGCGGCGCTGTCCGAGCAGTACCGGGCGGCCTCGGCGGCTCGTACGGTCGGCGATCTGGTCGAGGTGGTGAGCGGGCCGGACGCCGTACGGCACCGGTTCACCCAGCTGCAGCAGGCGGCGGAGTCGGAGCTGCTGGCGTTCGTGACCGCGCCGACTCGGCTGGTGCACTGGTCGGACAACCCCGCCGAGCGCGAAGCCGCGCGGCGTGGGGTGCGGATGCGGCTGATCGTCGAGCGGGAGCTGCTCGAGGAGCCGGGCGCGATGGACGACGCCGAGCGGTCGATGGCGGCCGGCGAGGAGATCCGGATCGCGGAGTCGCTGCCGATCAAGCTCGTGCTGGCCGACCGCACGATGGCCTTGGTGCCGCTGCGCCCGAACGCCGCCGAGGGTGCGGTGGTGGTGCACACGAGCATGCTGCTGGACGCGTTGGTGGCTCTGTTCGACGCCTGCTGGGAGCGGGCCATCCCGCTGCGGTTCCGTTCTTCTTCGGGTTCGCCCGGCTCGTCCGATGACGAGGCGTCGTTGGTGACGGACATGGACGTGAAGATTCTGTCGCTGCTGCTGACCGGGATGACCGACGAAGCCGTGGCGAAGCAGCTGGACCTCTCGGCCCGCACCATCCAGCGCCGCATCCGCCAGCTGATGGACCTCGCCGGCGCCCGCACCCGCCTGCAGCTCGGCTGGCACGCCTCCCGCGCCGGCTGGCTTTGA
- a CDS encoding S8 family serine peptidase, with product MRAVTSAVASVLLLSVATVVPSAAAGAPAKTPALIGANAPVATTVTLVTGDRVAVSTDPDGRKSTVVVSAHPDPGGYLTRRFKDDVYVVPASAAPLLAKGRLDERLFNVTGLIEQGYDDRTTPRIPLIATDPGTTPRAARRTATLTTIGAAVLTVDKKSATEFWQEFSKPRNRDAAIGKLWLDGKVRGSLDRSTKQIGATKAWAAGYTGKGARVAVLDGGYDEKHADLVGRVTASKNFTDQPNTHDEDGHGTHVASIVGGSGRAGRKGVAPGAELLIGRVLSYGGGQESWIAAGMEWAIAQQADVVNMSLGTRDPSDCSDPLSETTKLLAAQGKTLFVVAAGNTYVDEGITSPGCVPGVLTVGAVDRDGRTADFSAKGPAPGSHVLKPEIAAPGVGIMAANYDSYGDIPYAPMSGTSMASPHVAGAAAILAARRPELNAQQLKAMLISTAQPGPGGLPFQQGAGIVDVSRAIKATVYGPGSVDVAAFSWPHTSTKPATKNVTYRNFGSKPVQLRLSLSMTGNDDRPARQGMASLGKPWLTVPANGSASVPVTINPRIPVSARAYGKFGGRLIARGSDGSTVTTPVAFWLEPKTVDLTVKRIDRNGGQPAEGMGFLDVFGLDNLSGWRAYSSEDQTFRVRAGSYAIASMIPTTDPDGTMIHSVTYAGAPEIRIDRDQTVVLDARQGRQVTVDADRALEQQGASLAYGRWDKGWAISGSYIGTEYIDEYFAVPDRQRARRGHFELGKYLRMLAPSLAMRVAGGPAISPEIMRGDDLFDGKKTAPLVDAKGGTPDDFANAGVRGKLALVHVPDPSDADRERMNALLADAAEAGAVGVLVSRDAPGRWTWSAGRRWNSGIEEIKQAPGLTLNPADAAMLRKQLAAGAVNLSWTAVADSPYVYNLAFFDRERAEWSQQHRVRTSDLGRMDETWFAPRLKANGYADFVAAFRPWDPLSTFYPGVGNFVRVPQQRTSYYSPGDTEWKQFADANPNWGAIMQDRVRSYRPGQKDETTWYKHPMQTGIRQDAYGQKLHVAERQANLMGFEFPNWQDAEPDHFGWPAGFGDVGGFHLYRDGKEIGWSPVAFGQVPVPATPGRYELDLLTERYFAGSETYPNWRLSLATRTKFSFTSGNPGGEKLAALPLLLPDYDVDVDAFNLTPAVASYPVRLTFAGQPDYAPGPLRSVQAWASKDDGETFVSVPVSKDGKGWIASVDNRIAKGGYVTLKVAATDSKGNAVEQIVKRAYGVR from the coding sequence ATGCGTGCCGTGACATCGGCGGTCGCCTCGGTCCTGCTGCTCTCCGTGGCGACCGTTGTGCCATCCGCCGCCGCCGGAGCCCCGGCCAAGACCCCCGCCCTCATCGGAGCGAACGCCCCCGTCGCCACCACCGTCACGTTGGTGACCGGCGACCGGGTGGCGGTCAGCACCGATCCCGACGGACGCAAGTCCACCGTGGTCGTCTCCGCCCATCCCGACCCCGGTGGCTACCTCACCCGCCGGTTCAAGGACGACGTCTACGTCGTTCCCGCCTCCGCCGCCCCGCTGCTCGCGAAAGGCCGGCTTGACGAACGTTTGTTCAACGTCACCGGCCTGATCGAGCAGGGGTACGACGACCGCACCACTCCGCGCATCCCGCTGATCGCCACCGACCCCGGCACGACTCCCCGTGCCGCGCGGCGGACCGCGACCTTGACGACGATCGGCGCGGCAGTGCTGACTGTCGACAAGAAGAGCGCGACGGAGTTCTGGCAGGAGTTCAGCAAGCCCCGCAACCGCGACGCGGCGATCGGCAAGCTGTGGCTGGACGGCAAGGTCCGAGGCAGCCTGGACCGCAGCACCAAGCAGATCGGTGCGACGAAGGCCTGGGCCGCCGGCTACACCGGCAAGGGCGCCCGCGTGGCGGTCCTGGACGGCGGCTACGACGAGAAGCACGCGGACCTGGTCGGCCGCGTGACGGCGAGCAAGAACTTCACCGACCAACCGAACACTCACGACGAGGACGGTCATGGCACCCATGTCGCCTCGATCGTTGGCGGGAGCGGCCGTGCCGGGCGCAAGGGGGTAGCGCCCGGCGCGGAGCTCCTGATCGGTCGGGTGCTCTCCTACGGCGGCGGCCAGGAGTCCTGGATCGCAGCAGGCATGGAGTGGGCGATCGCCCAGCAGGCCGACGTCGTCAACATGAGCCTCGGCACGCGCGACCCCAGCGACTGCAGCGACCCGCTCTCAGAGACGACGAAGCTCCTTGCGGCACAGGGCAAAACGCTCTTCGTCGTCGCCGCGGGCAACACCTACGTCGACGAGGGGATCACCTCACCGGGCTGCGTTCCGGGCGTTCTCACCGTCGGCGCGGTCGACCGGGACGGTCGTACGGCGGACTTCTCCGCCAAGGGACCAGCGCCCGGAAGCCACGTCCTCAAGCCGGAGATCGCCGCGCCCGGCGTCGGCATCATGGCCGCCAACTACGACAGCTACGGCGACATCCCGTACGCGCCGATGAGCGGCACGTCGATGGCCAGCCCGCACGTCGCGGGCGCCGCCGCGATCCTCGCGGCCCGCCGGCCGGAGCTCAATGCCCAACAGCTCAAGGCGATGCTGATCTCGACGGCCCAGCCCGGACCGGGCGGACTGCCGTTCCAGCAGGGCGCGGGCATCGTGGACGTGTCCCGCGCGATCAAGGCGACGGTGTACGGACCCGGCTCGGTCGACGTCGCTGCGTTCAGCTGGCCGCACACCTCGACCAAGCCGGCAACGAAGAACGTCACGTACCGCAACTTCGGGAGCAAGCCGGTCCAGCTGCGGCTCTCGCTCTCGATGACAGGAAACGACGATCGCCCAGCACGGCAGGGCATGGCGAGCCTCGGCAAGCCGTGGTTGACAGTGCCCGCGAACGGCTCTGCGAGCGTCCCCGTCACGATCAACCCACGGATTCCCGTCAGCGCGAGGGCGTACGGCAAGTTCGGCGGCCGCCTGATCGCTCGCGGTTCGGATGGCTCGACGGTCACGACGCCGGTGGCGTTCTGGCTCGAGCCGAAGACCGTCGACCTCACCGTCAAGCGGATCGACCGGAACGGAGGGCAGCCCGCGGAGGGGATGGGCTTCCTCGACGTCTTCGGACTCGACAACCTCTCGGGGTGGCGGGCGTACTCCTCGGAGGACCAAACCTTCCGCGTCCGTGCGGGTTCGTACGCGATCGCGTCGATGATCCCAACGACCGATCCGGACGGCACCATGATCCACTCGGTCACCTACGCCGGCGCGCCGGAGATCCGGATCGACCGCGATCAGACCGTTGTGCTGGACGCCCGCCAGGGTCGTCAAGTCACCGTTGACGCGGACCGAGCACTCGAGCAACAGGGCGCGAGCCTGGCGTACGGCCGCTGGGACAAGGGCTGGGCGATCAGCGGCAGCTACATCGGCACGGAGTACATCGACGAGTACTTCGCGGTCCCGGACCGGCAGCGGGCCAGGCGTGGGCACTTCGAGCTCGGCAAGTACCTGCGGATGTTGGCGCCCTCGTTGGCGATGCGGGTCGCCGGCGGGCCGGCGATCTCGCCCGAGATCATGCGCGGGGACGACCTGTTCGATGGCAAGAAGACGGCGCCGCTCGTCGACGCCAAGGGCGGCACGCCGGACGACTTCGCCAACGCGGGTGTACGCGGAAAGCTCGCGCTCGTGCACGTTCCCGACCCGTCGGACGCCGATCGCGAACGCATGAACGCCCTGCTCGCCGACGCGGCCGAGGCCGGTGCCGTCGGTGTTCTCGTCAGCCGGGACGCGCCCGGACGGTGGACCTGGAGCGCCGGTAGGCGCTGGAACTCCGGGATCGAGGAGATCAAGCAGGCTCCCGGTCTGACGCTGAACCCGGCCGACGCGGCGATGCTGCGCAAGCAGCTCGCCGCCGGCGCTGTCAACCTGAGCTGGACAGCGGTCGCCGACAGCCCGTACGTCTACAACCTGGCGTTCTTCGACCGCGAACGAGCGGAGTGGTCGCAGCAGCATCGCGTGCGTACGAGCGACCTCGGCCGGATGGACGAGACGTGGTTTGCCCCGCGCCTGAAGGCGAACGGCTATGCCGACTTCGTGGCCGCGTTCCGTCCGTGGGATCCGCTCTCGACGTTCTACCCCGGCGTCGGCAACTTCGTCCGGGTGCCGCAGCAGCGGACGTCGTACTACTCGCCGGGCGACACCGAGTGGAAGCAGTTCGCCGACGCGAATCCCAACTGGGGCGCGATCATGCAGGACCGCGTGCGCTCGTACCGACCCGGGCAGAAGGACGAGACGACCTGGTACAAGCACCCGATGCAGACCGGGATCCGCCAGGACGCGTACGGCCAGAAGCTGCATGTGGCCGAGCGGCAGGCCAACCTGATGGGCTTCGAGTTCCCGAACTGGCAGGACGCCGAGCCCGACCACTTCGGCTGGCCGGCAGGGTTCGGTGACGTCGGCGGCTTCCATCTGTACCGGGACGGCAAGGAGATCGGCTGGTCGCCGGTGGCCTTCGGTCAGGTGCCGGTGCCCGCGACGCCGGGGCGGTACGAGCTCGACCTGCTGACCGAGCGCTACTTCGCCGGCTCCGAGACGTACCCGAACTGGCGGTTGTCGCTCGCGACGCGGACGAAGTTCTCGTTCACGTCCGGCAATCCGGGCGGCGAGAAGCTCGCCGCGCTGCCGTTGCTGCTGCCGGACTACGACGTGGACGTCGACGCGTTCAACCTGACGCCAGCGGTGGCCTCGTACCCGGTGAGGCTGACGTTCGCGGGACAGCCGGACTACGCGCCGGGACCGCTGCGATCCGTGCAGGCGTGGGCGTCGAAGGACGACGGCGAGACGTTCGTCTCCGTGCCCGTAAGCAAGGACGGCAAGGGCTGGATCGCCTCGGTCGACAACCGCATCGCCAAGGGTGGGTACGTGACGCTGAAGGTCGCGGCGACCGACAGCAAGGGCAACGCCGTGGAGCAGATCGTCAAGCGGGCTTACGGAGTCCGCTAG